In Humulus lupulus chromosome 7, drHumLupu1.1, whole genome shotgun sequence, the following are encoded in one genomic region:
- the LOC133792286 gene encoding uncharacterized protein LOC133792286 — protein sequence MVLGANSPFAVFEGFVERIWGHLGIERVVRMHMGLTIVKFNDEATRDFVLENGVVQFDRKPVIVRPWTQELDSIRLVRSVPLWIRLPNLGLQYWGKNCLSALVSTIGKPIMVDKFTKDRSMIKFAKVLVEMDITDDPPFLIHFVNERGQLQEQFVEYEWLPIKCSTCKGYGHNAAKCKKSETKAWVSKSKPDQNLLLVLRLLRQHLVRHLSLKRSWNVRGLNKRDKQHAILRLLKVNKVGICALLKNKLKGDKVQDMMSKVMVGWDCFNNPATEGRILVLWQRSFVSVQVLLVHQQFVHCLVRFSGLQQDLVVTFVYGFSLLAERLEMWRGLSSLSILNLPWLVVGDFNSVFEFDDRVGGREIGANELVDSTAWLANSHLAKLKCVGSNFTWSNKQEGGDRVYSKIDHAFINEGWIDCQLNSIAELHWELIRLKHILRKFNRTEIGDIEQQFHQAKGEYQVALTKVQDSPFDIFAQETEKKAAINYKIHYARYRSFLIQRSKVTWLQKGDENTAYFHACIKKRREENRIVSFLNDNGDIIDDYNSVVHHFLAHFKSFMGSSSLATGCVKTDFMEVGPCLEIDKQLDLIRDFTKADVKKAIFSIPGTKTPGLDGMPTEINKTVITLVPQNDAPSRAVHFRPIACYNTLYKCISKMLCSRLSEVLPFIISPNQGAFIRGRSLAHNILIFQDLIKNYNRKNTSPRCVLKIDLSKAYDTVDWVFLERLLTCFRFPTRFINWVMVCLKGSSYILIMNGRLQGDFQGVKGLHQGDPISPLLFVLVMEYLSRLLQFGAMQPTFWFHPMCKSLKIINLCFADDLVIFCKANYNSVQIIKQLFDEFCTSSGMKANLNKSQVFFGGISAQDKSQLQEVLHLEEGSFPLKYLGIPMRPTKWKEAGCGEILKKN from the exons ATGGTTTTGGGTGCGAATTCACCATTTGCGGTTTTTGAAGGGTTTGTTGAGAGGATTTGGGGACATTTGGGCATTGAACGGGTAGTGAGAATGCACATGGGTCTCACCATTGTCAAGTTCAATGATGAGGCTACAAGAGATTTTGTTTTGGAGAATGGAGTTGTGCAGTTTGATAGGAAGCCAGTTATTGTGAGGCCTTGGACTCAAGAACTTGACTCGATCAGATTAGTGCGATCTGTTCCTTTATGGATTCGTCTACCAAATTTGGGGTTGCAATATTGGGGGAAAAACTGTCTTAGTGCCTTGGTTAGTACAATTGGGAAGCCTATTATGGTGGATAAATTTACTAAAGATAGATCTATGATAAAGTTTGCTAAAGTGTTGGTTGAGATGGATATTACAGATGACCCTCCTTTCTTAATCCATTTTGTAAATGAACGTGGACAACTCCAGGAGCAATTTGTGGAATATGAATGGCTTCCCATTAAGTGTTCAACATGTAAGGGCTATGGGCATAATGCTGCTAAATGCAAGAAAAGTGAAACAAAAGCTTGGGTCTCTAAGAGCAAACCAGATCAAAACTTGCTTCTGGTTCTGAGGCTGCTAAGACAACACTTGGTGAGACATCTGAGTCTCAAGAGGAG CTGGAATGTGAGGGGTTTGAATAAGAGGGACAAACAACATGCTATTTTGCGTCTCTTAAAGGTTAATAAAGTTGGTATTTGTGCTCTGTTAAAGAATAAACTAAAGGGTGATAAGGTTCAAGACATGATGTCTAAGGTGATGGTGGGCTGGGATTGTTTTAATAATCCAGCTACAGAAGGTAGAATTCTGGTTTTGTGGCAGAGGTCCTTTGTCAGTGTACAAGTGTTGCTGGTTCACCAGCAATTTGTTCATTGTCTGGTGCGGTTTTCTGGTTTACAGCAAGATTTGGTGGTAACTTTTGTCTATGGGTTCAGCCTGTTAGCTGAGAGATTAGAAATGTGGAGGGGTTTATCGTCTCTATCTATTCTAAACTTGCCATGGCTGGTTGTAGGAGACTTTAACTCAGTGTTTGAATTTGATGATAGAGTGGGGGGAAGGGAGATTGGAGCAAATGAGTTAGTTGACTCTACTGCATGGCTTGCTAACTCTCATCTTGCTAAACTTAAATGTGTTGGTTCAAACTTTACTTGGTCTAATAAACAGGAGGGGGGTGATCGGGTATATTCAAAAATAGATCATGCTTTTATTAATGAAGGGTGGATAGACTGTCAACTGAACTCCATTGCTGAGCTACATTGGGAG CTGATTCGCCTGAAACATATTCTGAGAAAGTTTAATAGAACAGAAATTGGAGATATTGAGCAGCAGTTCCATCAAGCAAAAGGCGAATATCAGGTGGCTTTAACTAAGGTTCAAGATTCTCCCTTCGATATCTTTGCTCAAGAAACAGAAAAGAAAGCAGCTATCAATTATAAAATCCACTATGCTAGATATAGGAGCTTCTTGATTCAGCGGAGTAAAGTGACGTGGCTGCAAAAAGGAGACGAGAATACGGCTTATTTTCATGCTTGCATCAAAAAAAGGAGAGAGGAGAATCGGATTGTTTCTTTTCTAAATGATAATGGGGACATCATTGATGATTATAATTCAGTTGTACATCATTTTTTAGCTCATTTCAAGAGTTTCATGGGCAGCTCTAGTCTTGCTACTGGGTGTGTTAAAACAGATTTTATGGAAGTTGGGCCTTGTTTGGAGATTGATAAGCAGCTGGATTTAATCAGAGACTTTACTAAGGCTGATGTTAAGAAAGCTATTTTCAGCATTCCGGGTACTAAGACCCCAGGGCTAGATGG GATGCCTACTGAGATTAATAAAACAGTAATAACCTTGGTCCCTCAAAATGATGCTCCTAGTAGAGCAGTACACTTTCGTCCCATAGCTTGCTACAACACTCTGTACAAATGCATCTCCAAAATGCTCTGCAGTAGACTTTCAGAAGTTCTGCCGTTTATAATCAGTCCTAATCAGGGAGCGTTTATTCGTGGGAGATCATTAGCTCATAACATACTAATCTTTCAGGACTTGATCAAGAACTATAATAGGAAGAACACCTCCCCGAGATGTGTTTTGAAGATTGACCTGAGCAAGGCTTATGATACAGTTGATTGGGTGTTTTTGGAAAGATTGTTGACCTGCTTTAGATTTCCCACCAGGTTTATAAATTGGGTAATGGTTTGCCTCAAGGGTTCCTCATATATTCTTATAATGAATGGGCGGTTGCAGGGGGACTTTCAAGGGGTTAAGGGCCTTCATCAAGGGGACCCAATATCTCCTTTACTGTTCGTTTTAGTAATGGAATATCTGTCTAGGCTGCTTCAATTTGGAGCGATGCAACCTACCTTTTGGTTCCACCCAATGTGTAAAAGTCTCAAAATCATCAATTTATGTTTTGCTGATGATTTAGTGATTTTTTGCAAAGCAAACTATAACTCTGTTCAGATTATTAAGCAGTTGTTTGATGAATTTTGTACCAGTTCGGGTATGAAGGCTAATCTCAACAAGTCTCAAGTTTTCTTTGGTGGCATCTCGGCTCAAGACAAATCTCAGTTACAGGAAGTGCTTCATCTTGAGGAAGGCTCATTCCCTCTCAAATATTTGGGGATCCCTATGCGGCCTACTAAATGGAAAGAGGCTGGCTGTggtgaaattttgaaaaaaaattaa